A section of the Oncorhynchus gorbuscha isolate QuinsamMale2020 ecotype Even-year linkage group LG04, OgorEven_v1.0, whole genome shotgun sequence genome encodes:
- the LOC124034482 gene encoding long-chain-fatty-acid--CoA ligase ACSBG2-like isoform X1 → MSDQQDSVLTNGVPDIEKSSESSSVIGIPLGETKPLVPVAKLQQKELYRSPLVNGGVVDHPQPESESESDGEDTDSQESVSVEPAVITPSRISEAPAKLPRSPGQEGPQGDPLSGNCCPCCPHTTGASVPLKLSDVSLATADQLWCTSRDQAVKLRMAETGPGSEAPMTIHQMFLKTVKIYGDLPAVASKKEGQWVTLTWREYYQQCRAAAKSFLKLGLERYHGVGILGFNSPEWFISDVGCILAGGFSAGIYTTNSPEACQYVADNCEANVLVVENHKQLLKILQIKEQLPHLKAIVQYKDELQQKLPNLYTWAEFMKLGEEVSDERLDAVVDSQRANQCCTLIYTSGTTGNPKGVMLSHDNITWTSNAVGVMTSLQHGVECVVSYLPLSHVAAQINDMWISMRFAGATYFADPDALKGSLGTTLKEVRPTSFLGVPRVWEKMQEKMKAIGAKSSGMKKRVANWAKSIGLQASYSAMNGENLVPWGFMLANNLVFKKVRWALGLDRCKNCLTGAAPITKETLEYFMSLSLPLYELYGMSESTGPHTISWENNFKIMSCGRVVVGCQTKLDKPDEDGNGEICFWGRHVFMGYLNEPEKTEEALDQEGWLHSGDLGKHDKDNFLFITGRIKELIITAGGENIPPVPIEDAVKAEIAIISNAMLLGDKMKFLSMMLTLKCIVDDNGEPTDELTPEAVAFCHQRGITATKASEIIASKEPAIYKAIQEGIEHVNAKATSNAQRVQKWVILDRDFSISGGELGPTMKLKRGVVVKKFQEKINKIYGMAQE, encoded by the exons ATGTCTGACCAACAGGATTCTGTTCTCACCAATGGGGTTCCTGACATAGAAAAGAGTTCTGAGAG TTCTAGTGTGATTGGCATTCCTCTTGGAGAAACCAAACCGTTAGTACCAGTTGCCAAACTTCAACAGAAGGAACTCTACCGCAGTCCCCTTGTCAACGGAGGGGTAGTAGACCATCCACAaccagagtcagagtcagagtctgATGGAGAAGACACAGACAGTCAGGAGTCAGTTTCTGTAGAACCTGCAGTGATAACCCCATCAAGAATATCTGAAGCACCAGCCAAATTACCCAGATCCCCTGGACAAGAGGGACCTCAAGGGGATCCTCTCTCAG GCAACTGCTGCCCCTGCTGTCCCCATACTACAGGTGCCTCGGTGCCCCTGAAGCTGTCGGATGTGTCCCTGGCCACAGCAGATCAGCTCTGGTGCACCTCCAGGGACCAGGCGGTTAAGCTGAGGATGGCTGAGACGGGGCCGGGATCCGAGGCCCCCATGACTATCCACCAGATGTTCTTAAAGACGGTGAAGATCTATGGAGACCTGCCTGCGGTGGCGTCCAAGAAAGAGGGGCAGTGGGTAACCCTGACCTGGAGGGAGTACTACCAGCAGTGCAGAGCGGCGGCCAAGAGCTTCCTCAAG TTGGGTCTGGAGCGTTACCATGGCGTCGGTATTCTGGGCTTTAACTCTCCTGAGTGGTTCATCTCAGACGTCGGCTGTATCCTGGCTGG GGGTTTTTCTGCAGGCATATACACCACCAACTCCCCCGAGGCGTGTCAGTATGTGGCAGACAACTGTGAGGCCAACGTCCTCGTGGTGGAGAACCACAAACAGCTCCTCAAAATCCTCCAG ATTAAGGAACAGCTTCCACACTTGAAAGCTATTGTTCAGTACAAGGATGAACTTCAACAGAAGCTGCCAAACCTGTACACT TGGGCTGAGTTTATGAAGCTGGGTGAGGAGGTGTCTGATGAACGGCTAGATGCTGTGGTGGACAGTCAGAGGGCTAACCAGTGTTGTACGCTCATCTACACCTCTGGAACCACAGGCAACCCCAAAGGGGTCATGCTAAGCCATGACAAT ATCACCTGGACTTCAAATGCGGTCGGAGTCATGACAAGTCTGCAACATGGTGTGGAGTGCGTGGTGAGCTACCTGCCCCTGAGCCATGTAGCTGCCCAGATCAACGACATGTGGATCAGCATGAGATTTGCAGGGGCAACGTATTTCGCAGACCCAGACGCCCTGAAG GGCTCTTTGGGGACTACTCTGAAAGAGGTGCGCCCCACAAGTTTCCTGGGAGTTCCCCGTGTGTGGGAGAAGATGCAGGAGAAGATGAAAGCCATCGGAGCCAAGTCCTCTGGTATGAAGAAAAGAGTGGCTAACTGGGCCAAATCCATCGGATTGCAAGCCAGCTACAGTGCCATGAATGG TGAGAACCTGGTGCCCTGGGGCTTCATGCTGGCAAACAACCTGGTGTTTAAGAAAGTTCGCTGGGCCTTGGGTCTGGACCGCTGCAAGAACTGCTTAACGGGGGCCGCACCCATCACTAAGGAGACTCTGGAGTACTTCATGAGCCTTAGCCTCCCGCTGTATGAGCTGTATGGGATGAGTGAAAGCACCGGCCCTCACACCATCTCCTGGGAGAATAACTTCAAGATCATGAG CTGTGGAAGGGTGGTGGTTGGCTGCCAGACCAAGTTGGACAAGCCAGACGAGGATGGGAATGGTGAGATCTGTTTCTGGGGGCGTCATGTGTTCATGGGCTACCTGAATGAGCCAGAGAAGACTGAGGAGGCCCTGGACCAGGAGGGCTGGCTGCACTCTGGAGACCTGGGCAAGCATGACAAGGACAACTTCCTATTCATCACAGGGAGGATAAAGG AGCTGATCataacagcaggaggagagaacaTCCCACCTGTACCCATTGAGGATGCAGTGAAAGCAGAGATCGCCATCATCAGCAACGCCATGTTGCTCGGAGACAAGATGAAATTCCTCTCCATGATGCTCACGCTCAAA TGTATAGTTGACGACAATGGCGAACCGACGGACGAGCTGACCCCAGAGGCTGTGGCGTTCTGCCATCAGCGTGGCATAACGGCAACCAAGGCCTCTGAGATCATAGCCAGTAAGGAACCAGCTATTTATAAGGCCATCCAGGAG
- the LOC124034482 gene encoding long-chain-fatty-acid--CoA ligase ACSBG2-like isoform X2 yields MSDQQDSVLTNGVPDIEKSSESSSVIGIPLGETKPLVPVAKLQQKELYRSPLVNGGVVDHPQPESESESDGEDTDSQESVSVEPAVITPSRISEAPAKLPRSPGQEGPQGDPLSGASVPLKLSDVSLATADQLWCTSRDQAVKLRMAETGPGSEAPMTIHQMFLKTVKIYGDLPAVASKKEGQWVTLTWREYYQQCRAAAKSFLKLGLERYHGVGILGFNSPEWFISDVGCILAGGFSAGIYTTNSPEACQYVADNCEANVLVVENHKQLLKILQIKEQLPHLKAIVQYKDELQQKLPNLYTWAEFMKLGEEVSDERLDAVVDSQRANQCCTLIYTSGTTGNPKGVMLSHDNITWTSNAVGVMTSLQHGVECVVSYLPLSHVAAQINDMWISMRFAGATYFADPDALKGSLGTTLKEVRPTSFLGVPRVWEKMQEKMKAIGAKSSGMKKRVANWAKSIGLQASYSAMNGENLVPWGFMLANNLVFKKVRWALGLDRCKNCLTGAAPITKETLEYFMSLSLPLYELYGMSESTGPHTISWENNFKIMSCGRVVVGCQTKLDKPDEDGNGEICFWGRHVFMGYLNEPEKTEEALDQEGWLHSGDLGKHDKDNFLFITGRIKELIITAGGENIPPVPIEDAVKAEIAIISNAMLLGDKMKFLSMMLTLKCIVDDNGEPTDELTPEAVAFCHQRGITATKASEIIASKEPAIYKAIQEGIEHVNAKATSNAQRVQKWVILDRDFSISGGELGPTMKLKRGVVVKKFQEKINKIYGMAQE; encoded by the exons ATGTCTGACCAACAGGATTCTGTTCTCACCAATGGGGTTCCTGACATAGAAAAGAGTTCTGAGAG TTCTAGTGTGATTGGCATTCCTCTTGGAGAAACCAAACCGTTAGTACCAGTTGCCAAACTTCAACAGAAGGAACTCTACCGCAGTCCCCTTGTCAACGGAGGGGTAGTAGACCATCCACAaccagagtcagagtcagagtctgATGGAGAAGACACAGACAGTCAGGAGTCAGTTTCTGTAGAACCTGCAGTGATAACCCCATCAAGAATATCTGAAGCACCAGCCAAATTACCCAGATCCCCTGGACAAGAGGGACCTCAAGGGGATCCTCTCTCAG GTGCCTCGGTGCCCCTGAAGCTGTCGGATGTGTCCCTGGCCACAGCAGATCAGCTCTGGTGCACCTCCAGGGACCAGGCGGTTAAGCTGAGGATGGCTGAGACGGGGCCGGGATCCGAGGCCCCCATGACTATCCACCAGATGTTCTTAAAGACGGTGAAGATCTATGGAGACCTGCCTGCGGTGGCGTCCAAGAAAGAGGGGCAGTGGGTAACCCTGACCTGGAGGGAGTACTACCAGCAGTGCAGAGCGGCGGCCAAGAGCTTCCTCAAG TTGGGTCTGGAGCGTTACCATGGCGTCGGTATTCTGGGCTTTAACTCTCCTGAGTGGTTCATCTCAGACGTCGGCTGTATCCTGGCTGG GGGTTTTTCTGCAGGCATATACACCACCAACTCCCCCGAGGCGTGTCAGTATGTGGCAGACAACTGTGAGGCCAACGTCCTCGTGGTGGAGAACCACAAACAGCTCCTCAAAATCCTCCAG ATTAAGGAACAGCTTCCACACTTGAAAGCTATTGTTCAGTACAAGGATGAACTTCAACAGAAGCTGCCAAACCTGTACACT TGGGCTGAGTTTATGAAGCTGGGTGAGGAGGTGTCTGATGAACGGCTAGATGCTGTGGTGGACAGTCAGAGGGCTAACCAGTGTTGTACGCTCATCTACACCTCTGGAACCACAGGCAACCCCAAAGGGGTCATGCTAAGCCATGACAAT ATCACCTGGACTTCAAATGCGGTCGGAGTCATGACAAGTCTGCAACATGGTGTGGAGTGCGTGGTGAGCTACCTGCCCCTGAGCCATGTAGCTGCCCAGATCAACGACATGTGGATCAGCATGAGATTTGCAGGGGCAACGTATTTCGCAGACCCAGACGCCCTGAAG GGCTCTTTGGGGACTACTCTGAAAGAGGTGCGCCCCACAAGTTTCCTGGGAGTTCCCCGTGTGTGGGAGAAGATGCAGGAGAAGATGAAAGCCATCGGAGCCAAGTCCTCTGGTATGAAGAAAAGAGTGGCTAACTGGGCCAAATCCATCGGATTGCAAGCCAGCTACAGTGCCATGAATGG TGAGAACCTGGTGCCCTGGGGCTTCATGCTGGCAAACAACCTGGTGTTTAAGAAAGTTCGCTGGGCCTTGGGTCTGGACCGCTGCAAGAACTGCTTAACGGGGGCCGCACCCATCACTAAGGAGACTCTGGAGTACTTCATGAGCCTTAGCCTCCCGCTGTATGAGCTGTATGGGATGAGTGAAAGCACCGGCCCTCACACCATCTCCTGGGAGAATAACTTCAAGATCATGAG CTGTGGAAGGGTGGTGGTTGGCTGCCAGACCAAGTTGGACAAGCCAGACGAGGATGGGAATGGTGAGATCTGTTTCTGGGGGCGTCATGTGTTCATGGGCTACCTGAATGAGCCAGAGAAGACTGAGGAGGCCCTGGACCAGGAGGGCTGGCTGCACTCTGGAGACCTGGGCAAGCATGACAAGGACAACTTCCTATTCATCACAGGGAGGATAAAGG AGCTGATCataacagcaggaggagagaacaTCCCACCTGTACCCATTGAGGATGCAGTGAAAGCAGAGATCGCCATCATCAGCAACGCCATGTTGCTCGGAGACAAGATGAAATTCCTCTCCATGATGCTCACGCTCAAA TGTATAGTTGACGACAATGGCGAACCGACGGACGAGCTGACCCCAGAGGCTGTGGCGTTCTGCCATCAGCGTGGCATAACGGCAACCAAGGCCTCTGAGATCATAGCCAGTAAGGAACCAGCTATTTATAAGGCCATCCAGGAG